The Vicinamibacterales bacterium genome contains a region encoding:
- a CDS encoding electron transfer flavoprotein subunit alpha/FixB family protein encodes MILVVAEQRDGRLNRASWEAIAAAQALAAGAPVTVAIFGHAVDAAAGELAAADVAGVWAVTAEALASYTPDAYVQAVSEVIGAVQPTHVCLPHTYQTRDFAPVLAARLDRTLVTDVIGLARSGDEVVFTRPMFQGKLVADVVAEGPAPHLVSFQIGAFRADAVAKGPGAPVTARAASVEASTLRQQAEPPFQEAKAAVDLSQAERIVAVGRGIKAQEHMALAGQLATAFGAELAASRPICDNGWLPMERQIGSSGQTVAPKLYVAVGISGAIQHVVGMKGAKTIVAINKDAEAPIFEVADYGIQGDLFELAPALIAELGGA; translated from the coding sequence ATGATTCTCGTCGTCGCGGAGCAGAGGGACGGGCGGCTGAACCGCGCCAGCTGGGAGGCGATTGCCGCCGCCCAGGCGCTGGCGGCCGGTGCGCCTGTCACGGTCGCCATTTTCGGACACGCCGTGGACGCCGCGGCGGGCGAATTGGCGGCGGCCGACGTCGCCGGAGTCTGGGCCGTCACCGCCGAGGCGCTGGCGTCCTATACGCCCGACGCGTACGTCCAGGCGGTCAGCGAGGTGATTGGGGCCGTCCAGCCGACCCACGTCTGCCTGCCGCACACCTACCAGACCCGGGACTTCGCGCCGGTGCTGGCGGCGCGGCTCGACCGGACCCTCGTGACCGACGTCATCGGTCTCGCCAGGAGCGGCGACGAGGTGGTGTTCACGCGCCCGATGTTTCAGGGCAAGCTCGTGGCCGATGTCGTGGCCGAAGGGCCGGCGCCGCATCTCGTGTCGTTCCAGATCGGCGCGTTCCGCGCCGACGCGGTCGCGAAGGGACCTGGGGCGCCGGTGACGGCGCGCGCGGCGAGCGTTGAGGCCTCGACGCTCCGCCAGCAGGCCGAGCCGCCCTTCCAGGAAGCCAAGGCAGCGGTGGACCTCTCGCAGGCCGAGCGCATCGTCGCGGTCGGACGCGGCATCAAGGCGCAGGAACACATGGCGCTGGCCGGCCAGCTTGCGACGGCGTTCGGCGCCGAACTGGCGGCGTCCCGGCCCATCTGCGACAACGGCTGGCTGCCCATGGAACGGCAGATTGGCAGCTCCGGTCAGACCGTGGCCCCGAAGCTCTACGTGGCCGTGGGCATCTCCGGCGCCATCCAGCACGTGGTCGGCATGAAGGGGGCCAAGACCATCGTGGCGATCAACAAGGACGCGGAAGCACCCATCTTCGAGGTCGCGGACTACGGCATCCAGGGCGACCTGTTCGAGCTGGCGCCCGCCCTGATCGCGGAGTTGGGCGGCGCGTAG
- a CDS encoding electron transfer flavoprotein subunit beta/FixA family protein, giving the protein MKIAVCIKQVPTREWQPSLTEDRRWVRDTDIAYEMNEPDAYALEEGLRLKEKHGGEVVVVSAGPARVTQVVREALARGADRAIHVQDDALGAADAFAAAVAVAGAVEDEAFDIVLTGLQSDDQGHAQFGPVLAERLGIPHSTIIMEVQIADGRLRAKRELEGGWFQYVSMPLPSLLTIQSGINQLRYATLKGIMAAKKKEIRVVAPAAPVVSRVSVRALSMPRKSKQTVMVGGTPQEAARELVRRLREEARAL; this is encoded by the coding sequence ATGAAGATTGCCGTTTGCATCAAACAGGTGCCGACCCGGGAGTGGCAGCCGTCGCTCACCGAGGACCGACGCTGGGTTCGCGACACCGACATCGCGTACGAGATGAACGAGCCCGACGCCTACGCGCTCGAAGAGGGCCTGCGCCTGAAGGAGAAGCACGGCGGGGAGGTCGTGGTCGTCTCGGCGGGCCCGGCCCGCGTGACGCAGGTGGTGCGCGAGGCGCTCGCGCGCGGCGCGGACCGCGCGATCCACGTCCAGGACGACGCGCTCGGCGCGGCCGACGCCTTCGCGGCCGCGGTCGCGGTCGCCGGCGCCGTCGAGGACGAGGCCTTCGACATCGTGCTGACGGGCCTGCAGTCCGACGACCAGGGACACGCGCAGTTCGGCCCCGTCCTCGCCGAACGGCTCGGCATTCCGCACTCCACGATCATCATGGAAGTGCAGATCGCCGACGGCCGCCTGCGGGCGAAGCGCGAGCTCGAGGGCGGCTGGTTCCAGTACGTCTCCATGCCGCTGCCGTCGCTGCTCACGATCCAGAGCGGGATCAACCAGCTCCGCTACGCGACGCTCAAGGGCATCATGGCCGCGAAGAAGAAGGAGATTCGCGTCGTCGCCCCGGCGGCGCCCGTGGTGTCGCGGGTGTCCGTGCGGGCCCTGTCGATGCCGCGCAAGTCGAAGCAGACCGTGATGGTGGGCGGGACGCCCCAAGAGGCCGCGCGCGAGCTCGTGCGCCGTCTGCGCGAGGAGGCGCGAGCCCTATGA
- a CDS encoding electron transfer flavoprotein-ubiquinone oxidoreductase → MPTGTMERETLDVDVLIVGAGPAGLSAALRLSQLQQDRGGDPLTIAVVDKAREAGAHSLSGALLDPSALSELIPDFAAKGAPLASPVTSDAVYLLGAKNRYRLPITPPPFTNHGNYVISLSHLVRWLAGQVEAAGVDLFMGFAGQTVLVEDGRVVGIRTGDRGIGRGGTPRGAVEPGADIRAAVTIFADGVRGHLTKQVLRTLGMGGAQPAQYAIGLKELWEVPAGRVAPGTVVHTLGYPLRQEEFGGSWIYGLPDGRVSIGFVVGLDYRDPLLDPHAAFQRFKLHPFVADLLRDGRLVRFGAKALPEGGWNTQPRLFTDGALIAGDAANFVNSMRLKGIHLAMRSGMLAAETAFEAVRAGDVSSARLSAYKTAVDQSAIKRELYPVRNVHQAFGAGTYVGAAFAGVAMALDGRWPGDLPGHAGHTRMRTLSSYYGLKRRNVLEASNAVAPDRVLTFDKATSVHYAGVHHEENQPPHLQVHTDVCHSICGPEFGHPCVKFCPANVYEMVDDGAGGRRLQLNASNCVHCKTCDIIDPYGVITWVAPEGGEGPQYDGM, encoded by the coding sequence ATGCCCACAGGCACCATGGAGCGAGAGACCCTCGACGTCGATGTCCTGATCGTGGGCGCCGGGCCGGCCGGCCTGTCGGCGGCGCTGCGCCTGTCGCAGCTCCAGCAGGACCGCGGCGGGGATCCCCTGACGATCGCCGTGGTCGACAAGGCCCGCGAGGCCGGCGCGCATTCGCTGTCGGGTGCGCTGCTGGATCCGTCGGCCCTGTCGGAGCTCATCCCCGATTTCGCGGCCAAGGGCGCGCCGCTGGCGTCGCCGGTCACGAGCGACGCCGTCTACCTCCTGGGGGCCAAGAACCGCTACCGCCTGCCGATCACGCCGCCGCCGTTCACCAACCACGGGAACTACGTGATTTCGCTCAGCCACCTGGTGCGGTGGCTCGCGGGCCAGGTCGAAGCGGCCGGCGTGGACCTGTTCATGGGGTTCGCCGGTCAGACGGTCCTGGTCGAAGACGGCCGCGTCGTCGGCATCCGCACCGGCGACCGCGGCATCGGCCGCGGCGGCACGCCGCGCGGTGCGGTCGAACCTGGCGCCGACATCCGGGCGGCCGTGACCATCTTCGCGGACGGAGTACGAGGCCACCTCACCAAGCAGGTGCTCCGCACGCTCGGGATGGGAGGAGCCCAGCCCGCGCAGTACGCGATCGGGCTCAAGGAGCTGTGGGAGGTGCCGGCCGGCCGCGTGGCGCCGGGCACGGTCGTCCATACCCTCGGGTATCCGCTCCGGCAGGAGGAGTTCGGCGGCAGCTGGATCTACGGGCTCCCGGACGGACGGGTGTCCATCGGGTTCGTCGTCGGGCTCGACTACCGGGATCCCCTGCTCGATCCGCACGCGGCGTTCCAGCGCTTCAAGCTGCACCCGTTCGTCGCCGATCTCTTGCGCGACGGCCGGCTCGTGCGGTTCGGCGCCAAGGCGCTGCCCGAGGGCGGCTGGAACACGCAGCCGCGCCTCTTCACCGACGGCGCACTCATCGCGGGCGATGCCGCGAACTTCGTGAACTCGATGCGGCTGAAGGGCATCCACCTCGCGATGCGAAGCGGCATGCTCGCCGCTGAGACGGCCTTCGAGGCGGTGCGCGCGGGCGACGTGTCGAGCGCCCGGCTCAGTGCCTACAAGACCGCCGTCGACCAGTCCGCCATCAAGCGGGAGTTGTATCCCGTCCGCAACGTCCACCAGGCGTTCGGCGCCGGCACCTACGTGGGCGCCGCGTTCGCGGGCGTTGCCATGGCGCTCGACGGGCGGTGGCCCGGGGACCTGCCCGGCCACGCCGGCCATACCCGCATGCGGACGCTGTCGAGCTACTACGGGCTCAAGCGCCGCAACGTGCTCGAGGCGTCGAACGCGGTCGCGCCGGATCGCGTGCTCACCTTCGACAAGGCGACGAGCGTGCACTATGCCGGCGTGCACCACGAGGAGAACCAGCCGCCGCACCTGCAGGTGCACACCGACGTCTGTCATTCGATCTGCGGACCCGAGTTCGGCCACCCCTGCGTGAAGTTCTGCCCGGCCAACGTCTACGAGATGGTGGACGACGGCGCCGGCGGCCGGCGGCTGCAGCTGAACGCGTCCAACTGCGTGCATTGCAAGACGTGCGACATCATCGATCCGTACGGCGTGATCACGTGGGTGGCGCCCGAAGGCGGGGAAGGCCCGCAGTACGACGGCATGTGA